A single genomic interval of Bradyrhizobium sp. sBnM-33 harbors:
- a CDS encoding PilZ domain-containing protein, whose protein sequence is MSIFGRKPRPSRRRTNQPAWMTVDGGFAARQCTVLDISEGGARLRLEDPQFVRPQFQLKFDRACKVAWRKGDVIEIKFV, encoded by the coding sequence ATGTCGATATTCGGTAGAAAACCTCGCCCCTCGCGCCGGCGAACCAACCAACCCGCATGGATGACGGTCGACGGCGGCTTCGCGGCGCGTCAGTGCACCGTCCTCGACATCTCGGAAGGCGGCGCTCGGCTGAGGTTAGAGGATCCGCAATTCGTCAGGCCGCAGTTTCAATTGAAATTCGACCGGGCCTGCAAGGTCGCCTGGAGAAAGGGCGACGTGATCGAGATCAAGTTCGTGTAA
- a CDS encoding TetR/AcrR family transcriptional regulator, which yields MSPRTRILDAAMLVFRRHGFRRSSIEQAAEAAGLTRQALYHHFKSKEALFRAVIERLHEEALAAEIAAAGAAEKQGGSLADILVASVSAKLGQLAASLDGSPHVEELFSEHLLQARDLYQKYATAYADQLAATITRVCRKQSLVLNSGMTPRELARCVEMAVNGTKSAYPAMQPADAFLKDLEIMLRTLIAGAIDPVKQPRAAKPNPAKKPAKKSDKASARKPGDRR from the coding sequence ATGAGCCCGCGCACGCGCATTCTCGATGCCGCAATGCTGGTGTTTCGCCGGCACGGTTTTCGACGCTCGTCGATCGAGCAGGCGGCGGAGGCGGCCGGGCTGACGCGGCAGGCGCTCTATCATCATTTCAAATCCAAGGAAGCGCTGTTTCGCGCCGTCATTGAACGGCTGCATGAGGAGGCGCTCGCCGCCGAAATCGCCGCGGCCGGCGCTGCCGAGAAGCAAGGCGGCAGCCTCGCCGATATTCTCGTTGCGTCCGTCTCCGCCAAGCTCGGACAACTGGCCGCTTCGCTCGACGGCTCGCCGCATGTGGAGGAACTGTTCTCCGAACATCTCCTGCAGGCGCGCGACCTCTATCAGAAATATGCCACCGCCTATGCGGATCAGCTTGCCGCGACGATCACGCGCGTTTGCCGGAAGCAGAGCCTTGTTCTCAACAGTGGCATGACGCCGCGCGAGCTTGCGCGATGCGTCGAGATGGCGGTCAACGGCACCAAATCCGCCTATCCCGCGATGCAGCCGGCCGATGCCTTCCTGAAGGATCTGGAAATCATGCTGCGCACGCTGATCGCAGGGGCTATCGACCCGGTGAAGCAGCCGCGCGCGGCCAAGCCGAACCCGGCCAAGAAGCCGGCCAAGAAATCCGACAAGGCATCCGCTCGCAAACCTGGAGATCGCAGATGA